The DNA region GATCATGGCATTGTCATGTGGCCAGATCGAGCCATTGTGGTAGCTCATAGGATTGTAACGTGCTTCGGTCGAGGGAATCGTCCGGATGCCCCAGCCACAGAAGGACGACGCATTCATAAGGGTGCGGGTCACCTGTGCGACCCGTTCGGGATAAGCAATACCGGTGAACAGAGCGTGGCCGGCATTGGAGGATCGGACCCGGCAAGGCCGTTTATCCCCGTCGAGAGCCAACACATAGGTGCCGAGTTCCTCATCGAAGAAGCTCATGTCGAAGGCGCGGCGCAGTCCCTCCGCGCGCGCGAGAAAGCTCGCCGCGCGTTCCGGCTTGCCCCTCCACCGGAAGATTTCGGCAGCACTTTGCCAAGCGCCGTAGACATAGGCCTGGACTTCGGCGATCGCGATCGGGCCTCGGGCCAATGTGCCATCGGCATGGAAGACCGAGTCGTTGCTATCCTTCCACGCCTGATTGATCAGTCCTTCTTCCGTCAGCCGCCCGTATTCGACGAAGCCGTCTCCATCGCGATCCCCATGTTCGTCGATCCAGGTCAGTGCCGCTTCGACATGCGGCAGGATACGGTCGATGGTCGCAAGATCACCGGTTCGTTTGAGATAGTCGCCGGCCAGCATCACGAAGAGCGGCGTCGAGTCGATGCTGCCGTAGTAACGCCGGAATGGAACCTCGCCGAGTTCGGCCATTTCGCCGCAACGCACTTCGTGCAGGATCTTGCCCGGCTCGGCGTCTGAAGCAGGATCGACGTCCGTCGCCTGATTGGCTGCAAGATGACCGAGAACCCCGCGGGCGATCTCCGGATCGAGCCAAAGCGTCTGAAGCGCCGTGATCAGGGCGTCGCGGCCGAAAACAGTGCTGAACCAGGGAATACCAGCATAGGGATAGGGGCCTTCCGGCTTGTCGGTGATCAGCATGTAAAGATCGGAGGCGCTGCGTCGCGCGACTTCGTTGAAGATCTCGTTGGAGGTTGTGACCGACGCCGCGCGCGAGGAGGAGGCACGCAACGCGCGGCGGGCATCCCGCAAGGTAAGGAAGAAGGAAAGACGGCTCAGTCGATCGGCGGACGTATGGTCGCAGGCGATCTGGATGAAGAGCGATTTGGTCTCGTGCGGCTCCAGATGGAGGTCATAAGTGACGAGATCGCTACGAACCTCGGCCGGTTCCGGCATGAAGGAAAGGCGCGTCGACCGCTTGCGACCGTCCAGGCCGATATAGGAAAGCAGGATCCAATCCTGTTCTACGACGGCGGGAAGATGGCGCCCTCGCCTTGCCCTTGCGGTGCCGCGGACTTCAAAAAGATCGGCGAAATCGGCCCCGAACGAGATCTGAATGCGAACTTGTTGCCGCCGCTCGTCATAATTCCTCACAGCCAGCCGTTCATAACAACTGGCATTCCAGAGAAAGCGCGATCTGCGCAGATGAATCACGTCATGGCCCAGAACCAGCCTTCCTTTCTCATCGAACTGATCAGGATTGGTGAGATCGCAGGTCAGCGTCGCATTGTCGTCCCGCAGCGTCGACGACAGCAGCATCGGCCGCTGTTCGTTGATCGTCAGGTAAAGATGCGAGAGATGACGAGTGTCCCGGTGAAAAAGGCCTTCCGGGCTGCCGGGACCGGAAAGAGCATCGCCATTATGGTCGAAGACGGCGAAAGTATCGCCGTGCTTCAATGTACGCGGCCGGCGCTCCTGCAGCGATGCGGCGGCCGGAATGAAGAACTGAGCGACGGGCGCCACCACGCCTGACGATGCTGTGGCGGGGTTGCTGTCCGCAGATACGTTCGACATGGTCTCCTCCTCCTTGCCTCAGGCGACAGCCTGCAGGTCGAGCGCTTGACCATTCGACCGGCGGAGGGGCGCGGCTTTGATGCGAACGCCCGGCAGGTTGCGATAGATGTCGAGATAGTCGCACGCCATTCGCTGTGCGGTGAAGCGCTTTTCAAACGCGGCCCGCACCTTGCGCCGATCGAGGCGCAGCGCCCATTCGACATTTTCGGCCGCCTCGGTGACGCTGTCGACCAGGATGCCGGAGATGCCATTGTCAATGACCTCGGGAACCGAGCCACAGCCGAAAGCGATGACCGGCGTGCCGCAGGCCATGGCCTCGATCATCACCAGCCCGAAGGGCTCCGGCCAGTCGATCGGGAAGAGCAGAGCGCCTGCATTTCCGAGGAAGTCAGCTTTCTCACGTTCGTCGATCTCGCCGATAAATTCTACATGCGGATGGCTCTTAACGATCGGCTCGATGACGGTTTCCCAATAGACCTTGTCGGCATTATCGATCTTGGCGGCGATCTTCAGAGGCATGCCGACTTTTGCCGCGATCTGAATGGCTCGGTCGGGGCGCTTTTCCGGAGAGATCCGACCAAGGAAGGCCAGGTAGTTACCCCTAGGGTTCTCCGTGAATGGAAGAAGATCGGCCGGGAGACCATGATAGACCGTCCCGCGCCAGTCGACTGGTGGCATCGGGTGACGCTGATCATTGGAGATCGACACCAATGGAATATCGGGGAAAGCGGCGTAGAACGGCTTGAGATCCGGCAAGTCGAGCCGCCCGTGCAGCGTGGTCACGGTGCGATCGGCGAAATCGCGGATCAGCGGGAAATGCAGCAGGTCGATGTGGAAATGCAGCACGTCGAACTCATGCGCCCGCCTCCGGATCTCCTCGAGCATCACGACCTGATGCGGTAGATGGTCCCTGACCGCAGGGTTGAGCCGCAAGGCGACGTCCGCACACGACACGAGTGTCGCCCGTGTGACGGAATCGCCGCTGGCAAAGAGCGTGACCTCATGTCCCTTTGCCACGAGTTCTTCAGTAAGGTAGGAAACGATCCGCTCCGTCCCGCCGTACAGCTTTGGGGGAACGCTCTCGGCGAGCGGTGCAATCTGAGCGATCTTCATCGGCAAAACTCCTCAGTTGAGCAAAGAGCCGTCGGCAAAAATCATGCCTGCGTCTTCGAGAGGCACACGGCAGGCCAGACGGAGAGTCAGGTTTCGAACAGCGGTCGGCGCCGTCCTCCTTTCCAATAGCTGCACAAGCAAAGGCCGGGAAATCGGGGGGTGGGTGGTTTTCGACGACGGGTCCTGTGGGAACTCAGGGAAGCGGACGTATCCTGCCTCGCGGATGGGCGATCGCCATTATCCAAAGCCTTCAGCGCTTCAAGGATCTCGTTATAGGATACAGCTCTTTCGGCCCCAGGGTAAAGGCGGAGGGCTGGTACGGATTCGACTGCGAAGATATCGGATGCCCATGAAGCGAGAATTGCCCGCTTCTCGTCGTTGTCGATCTCGGCGGCGGCAAGCACGTCACGCGGGTGACCGAAATGCTTCGCCGGATGAAGCAGATGCGCCGCACTGATAGCTGCCACGGCATTCTGCTGTATGGAATTGCTGATGTTTTCCTTTCTCATAGCTTGGCTCCATTGATGTCGACCGATGGAACTTGTTTCATTCGGTAGTGCGTAGCACGGCCCGCCCCGAGGGCAGAGCGGGCCGAGCGATCGCTTAGAAGTCCATGCCGGCGCCGGCGGGCATGGCCGGAGCAGCTTCCTTCTTCGGCTTTTCGGCGATCATCGCTTCCGTCGTCACCAGCAGGCCGGCAACCGAAGCTGCATCCTGAAGTGCGGTGCGAACGACCTTGGCCGGATCGATGACGCCCTGCGCGTAGAGATCGCCATATTCACCGGTCTGGGCGTTCCAGCCATAGGAAAATTCGCTCTTTTCACGCAGCTTGCCGACGATGATGGAGCCTTCGGCGCCGGCGTTTTCGGCGATCTGGCGAACCGGGGCCTCGATCGCCCGGCGCACGATTTCAACGCCGACCCGCTGGTCGTCATTGGCAGTCTTCAAATTGTCGAGCGCCTTGACCGCGCGCAGCAGCGCCACACCTCCACCGGGCAGGATGCCTTCCTCGACCGCCGCGCGTGTTGCATGCAGCGCGTCGTCGACGCGATCCTTCTTCTCCTTCACTTCGACTTCCGTCGAGCCGCCGACGCGGATGACGGCAACACCGCCGGCGAGCTTGGCAAGACGTTCCTGCAGCTTCTCGCGATCATAGTCGGAGGTGGTTTCTTCGATCTGCGCGCGGATCTGAGCGGTGCGACCGTCGAGTTCCGCTTTCGAACCAGCACCGTCGATGATGGTGGTATTTTCCTTTTCGATGGCCACCTTCTTTGCCCGGCCGAGCATATTGAGCGTCACATTCTCAAGCTTGATGCCGAGATCTTCGGAGATGACGGTGCCGCCGGTCAGGATGGCGATGTCTTCAAGCATGGCCTTGCGGCGGTCGCCGAAGCCAGGCGCCTTGACGGCAGCGATCTTCAGGCCGCCGCGCAGCTTGTTGACGACCAAGGTCGCAAGGGCTTCTCCTTCGACGTCTTCAGCAATGATGAGGAGCGGCTTGCCGGACTGAACCACGGCTTCGAGAACCGGCAGCATCGACTGCAGGTTCGACAGCTTCTTCTCATGAATGAGGATATAGGGATCCTCCAGTTCGACCCGCATCTTGTCCTGATTGGTGACGAAATAGGGGCTCAGATAACCGCGGTCGAATTGCATGCCTTCGACGACCTCGAGTTCGGTTTCGGCAGTCTTGGCCTCTTCAACGGTGATGACGCCTTCGTTGCCAACCTTCTCCATTGCTTCGGCAAGGTAGCGGCCGATCTCGGAATCACCATTGGCGGAGATCGTGCCGACCTGGGCAATTTCGGCATTGTTGGAGATCTTGCGGGCGTTAGTTTTCAGTTCCGCGACGACAGCGTCGACGGCGAGATCGATGCCGCGTTTCAGGTCCATCGGGTTCATGCCGGAGGCGACCGCCTTGGCGCCCTCCTTGACAATCGCCTGGGCGAGCACCGTCGCAGTCGTGGTGCCGTCGCCGGCGAGGTCGTTGGTCTTCGATGCGACTTCGCGCAGCATCTGCGCGCCCATGTTTTCGAACTTGTCTTCGAGCTCGATTTCCTTGGCAACCGAAACGCCGTCCTTGGTGATGCGCGGCGCGCCGAAGGACTTGTCGATCACGACGTTACGGCCTTTCGGGCCCAGCGTCACCTTCACGGCATTGGCCAGCACATCGACCCCACGCAGCATGCGTTCACGGGCATCGCTATGAAATTTCACTTCTTTCGCAGCCATTCTTTCACTCCTTCAATAGGCAGCTTTTTGACTCATGCGCGGACATGCCTCAGGCGGCGATCTTTTCGGCCGCCTGGGCTTCAATAATGCCCATGACATCGCTTTCCTTCATGATCAGCAGGTCCTCGCCGTTGATCTTGATCTCAGTGCCGGACCACTTGCCGAACAGAACGCGATCGCCGACCTTGACGTCGAGCGCCTGGATCTGGCCGGCCTCGTTGCGTGCACCGGGACCGACGGCGATGACCTCGCCTTCCTGCGGCTTTTCCTTGGCAGTGTCGGGAATGATGATGCCGCCCTTGGTCTTTTCCTCGGAATCGACGCGGCGGACGAGAATGCGATCATGAAGCGGTCGGAACGACATGTTTTCCTCCAATGGACAAACAATAGTGATGTTATTCCCCTGGCCGGACCGGATGACCAGTCCGGGCGGGTGCAAAACCTCGATCGAGCGTTCTGCGCGCAATGATCTGGTTTTGCGGTTTTTCCATTTCAAGAGGGCGCCATAAAAAAATTAGCACTCGTGCGAAGTGGCTGCTAACATCCTGTAAAGGAACAATAAACACGGTGGACGCGTTTCAGAAATCCGTTGATGGCTGCAAAATTTTGCGCCACCTTTCGAGCGTCACGAAACGGAGATGAAGTATGCGATTTTCCTCAGATCTGGAACGTCAGCTGAACGGCTATGGGCTGACCACTGCACATATCCTCTATCGCATTCCTGATTTTGAATCCGTGTTGCAGACCTATGTCTGGCAGGATTACGATCTTGCCCCGGACTTTCCGGAGATGCATAAGTTTCTCGAGTTCTGGCAGTCCTCCCTCGACGGGCCGTTGCATTCTGTTCGCTACACCCACCAGCGGCTGATCGGGCCGAACGAGTGGCGCCGCGTCATGGGCGAGTTCAAACTCCACTAAGTCGAACCGAACCATCCCAGAGAGACGTGCGTGTTGCCATAGGCGTATAGTGTCGCCTGGTAATCACTCGTGCTCAGCCGGACAAGGCCATGTCGGCGGCGCCGAGAGGCCGGCGGGCAGTTTGGTCGAGGCGTCACCGCAGGCGAGGTCGATCTGTGCCTGTTCGAGCCCGGCGGCAGCCGAGAGGTCGAGGCCTTCGATGCGAGTCAAGAACATGAAGGCGCGCTCGAAGATTAACGGGCCTTCGAAGGTGGCGTGGGAAAGGTCAGCGCGGGAGAGATTGGCGAAAGAGAATTTCACCCCCGTCAGCACCGCCTTGTCGAAATCGGCGCGGCCGAGTTCGGCCTTTTCGAAGCTCGCGCCGGAGAGCCGGGCGCCGGCAAAATTGGCGCGCTGCAGCTCGGCGCCGGCAAAGGAAGCGCCTTCGGCGGCAATATTGGCGAAGCTGGCGCGATAGGCCTCGACCTTGGCGAAGTTGGCCCCTTCGGCATGTGACCCCTCAAGCGAGGCCCGCACCAAGCTCGCCTTTTCCAGATTGGCGGATTTGAAATTCGAACCGCTGAGATCGGTCAGCGAGAAATCGGTGCTGAAGAGATTGGCGCCTTGGAGGTCACTGCCCTGCAACATCAGGTTTTTCTTCGTGCATTCCTGCCAGTCGAGCTTCGGCGAGGCCGTGCTGCCACAATCGGCAGCACGCGAGGAAATCGGAGCAGCGGCGAGAAGAAGGAAGGCAAGGAGGCCGAGCGGCGATCTATGCATTACCATTGAACTGTTGAACTCCATGACGCTTATCACGCCGCCTCTCGCGAAGCAGGCGGCCTCTCTTTTCTACACAGCTCAGAATACAATAAAAAGATAGTGACCGCTCCGGCAATGATTTGCCGGTCACTCCGTCCGGCAAGCGCTCATCCTCCGTCGGCCTTGCCCGAGCAAGTAGGTCAATCGGCCTCGCCGGGCAGGCGAAGCTCCATGCAGGTGAGGTCCAGCCAACGGCCGAACTTGGTGCCGACCTCGGAAAATCTGCCGACAATACGGAAGCCGAGCTTTTCGTGCAGCCGGATCGAGGCGGTGTTGTCGGCCTCGATGCCGGCGATCATCACATGGATATTGGCGGCCGCCGCACGCGCAATCAATTCGCGCATCAGGGCCTCGCCGATGCCGGCGCTGCGATGATCTTTCTCGACATAGACGGAATGCTCGACCGTGTGGCGATAGCCCTCGAAGGCGCGCCAGTCGCCATAGGAGGCATAGCCCGCGACCTTACCCGACTTGTCGGCGACGATGACCGGAAAGCCGCGGCCGTTGCGCGC from Rhizobium sp. NLR16a includes:
- a CDS encoding amylo-alpha-1,6-glucosidase, whose protein sequence is MSNVSADSNPATASSGVVAPVAQFFIPAAASLQERRPRTLKHGDTFAVFDHNGDALSGPGSPEGLFHRDTRHLSHLYLTINEQRPMLLSSTLRDDNATLTCDLTNPDQFDEKGRLVLGHDVIHLRRSRFLWNASCYERLAVRNYDERRQQVRIQISFGADFADLFEVRGTARARRGRHLPAVVEQDWILLSYIGLDGRKRSTRLSFMPEPAEVRSDLVTYDLHLEPHETKSLFIQIACDHTSADRLSRLSFFLTLRDARRALRASSSRAASVTTSNEIFNEVARRSASDLYMLITDKPEGPYPYAGIPWFSTVFGRDALITALQTLWLDPEIARGVLGHLAANQATDVDPASDAEPGKILHEVRCGEMAELGEVPFRRYYGSIDSTPLFVMLAGDYLKRTGDLATIDRILPHVEAALTWIDEHGDRDGDGFVEYGRLTEEGLINQAWKDSNDSVFHADGTLARGPIAIAEVQAYVYGAWQSAAEIFRWRGKPERAASFLARAEGLRRAFDMSFFDEELGTYVLALDGDKRPCRVRSSNAGHALFTGIAYPERVAQVTRTLMNASSFCGWGIRTIPSTEARYNPMSYHNGSIWPHDNAMIASGLARYGYRAEAARIFEGLFAAATYIDLRRLPELLCGLPRQRARGPTSYPVACSPQAWAAAAPLSLLESCLGLDFDPNSLQISFSVPRLPSFLDEVILQRLLIGNCSADVAIRRSRHQVVVDVINRQGNVSVLTTA
- a CDS encoding glycosyltransferase family 4 protein; the encoded protein is MKIAQIAPLAESVPPKLYGGTERIVSYLTEELVAKGHEVTLFASGDSVTRATLVSCADVALRLNPAVRDHLPHQVVMLEEIRRRAHEFDVLHFHIDLLHFPLIRDFADRTVTTLHGRLDLPDLKPFYAAFPDIPLVSISNDQRHPMPPVDWRGTVYHGLPADLLPFTENPRGNYLAFLGRISPEKRPDRAIQIAAKVGMPLKIAAKIDNADKVYWETVIEPIVKSHPHVEFIGEIDEREKADFLGNAGALLFPIDWPEPFGLVMIEAMACGTPVIAFGCGSVPEVIDNGISGILVDSVTEAAENVEWALRLDRRKVRAAFEKRFTAQRMACDYLDIYRNLPGVRIKAAPLRRSNGQALDLQAVA
- the groL gene encoding chaperonin GroEL (60 kDa chaperone family; promotes refolding of misfolded polypeptides especially under stressful conditions; forms two stacked rings of heptamers to form a barrel-shaped 14mer; ends can be capped by GroES; misfolded proteins enter the barrel where they are refolded when GroES binds), producing MAAKEVKFHSDARERMLRGVDVLANAVKVTLGPKGRNVVIDKSFGAPRITKDGVSVAKEIELEDKFENMGAQMLREVASKTNDLAGDGTTTATVLAQAIVKEGAKAVASGMNPMDLKRGIDLAVDAVVAELKTNARKISNNAEIAQVGTISANGDSEIGRYLAEAMEKVGNEGVITVEEAKTAETELEVVEGMQFDRGYLSPYFVTNQDKMRVELEDPYILIHEKKLSNLQSMLPVLEAVVQSGKPLLIIAEDVEGEALATLVVNKLRGGLKIAAVKAPGFGDRRKAMLEDIAILTGGTVISEDLGIKLENVTLNMLGRAKKVAIEKENTTIIDGAGSKAELDGRTAQIRAQIEETTSDYDREKLQERLAKLAGGVAVIRVGGSTEVEVKEKKDRVDDALHATRAAVEEGILPGGGVALLRAVKALDNLKTANDDQRVGVEIVRRAIEAPVRQIAENAGAEGSIIVGKLREKSEFSYGWNAQTGEYGDLYAQGVIDPAKVVRTALQDAASVAGLLVTTEAMIAEKPKKEAAPAMPAGAGMDF
- the groES gene encoding co-chaperone GroES; the encoded protein is MSFRPLHDRILVRRVDSEEKTKGGIIIPDTAKEKPQEGEVIAVGPGARNEAGQIQALDVKVGDRVLFGKWSGTEIKINGEDLLIMKESDVMGIIEAQAAEKIAA
- a CDS encoding usg protein yields the protein MRFSSDLERQLNGYGLTTAHILYRIPDFESVLQTYVWQDYDLAPDFPEMHKFLEFWQSSLDGPLHSVRYTHQRLIGPNEWRRVMGEFKLH
- a CDS encoding pentapeptide repeat-containing protein, encoding MVMHRSPLGLLAFLLLAAAPISSRAADCGSTASPKLDWQECTKKNLMLQGSDLQGANLFSTDFSLTDLSGSNFKSANLEKASLVRASLEGSHAEGANFAKVEAYRASFANIAAEGASFAGAELQRANFAGARLSGASFEKAELGRADFDKAVLTGVKFSFANLSRADLSHATFEGPLIFERAFMFLTRIEGLDLSAAAGLEQAQIDLACGDASTKLPAGLSAPPTWPCPAEHE
- a CDS encoding GNAT family N-acetyltransferase, whose translation is MTDAVLLRDATEADLPAIRDIYNHAVEHTTAIWNETLVDLENRREWLSARNGRGFPVIVADKSGKVAGYASYGDWRAFEGYRHTVEHSVYVEKDHRSAGIGEALMRELIARAAAANIHVMIAGIEADNTASIRLHEKLGFRIVGRFSEVGTKFGRWLDLTCMELRLPGEAD